In Setaria viridis chromosome 5, Setaria_viridis_v4.0, whole genome shotgun sequence, the genomic stretch GCATGGGAAGCCATTGAACGGCAGGCGCATGCACAACTGCCATTCCTGATCGCCGGCCTATAAATCCTTAGCTAGCATTGTATCAGTTCATACATTCAACCGCATACTCACTGCAAAAGTTTGTGCTTAGGCCGAGTTCTTGGGCAGCTGTGGTTAGGCAGCTTCCGCTCGTCGAGATGGGTCCTCGTGGACCGGGAGGACCTGGGTGGGGGCCACCTGGAGGAGGCCCTGCGGGCTGGGGCCCGCCGCCCGGTGGACCTGGTTTCTGGGGACCTGACTTCGGAGGGTTTCTGGGATCTTGGTGAGTTGAACCAACTAATGGCTTTCTCATCCTTGCATCTGCAAACAAAGTTGTCGAATTCAGTTGCCTAATGAGTTCGTCTCCTAGTACATACACAGCACGGTTCCTTTTAGTTTCCTTCTGTGCGGTGTTAGCCAGGAAATTTTCACTGTGACGGCTCTTGACGTGAGCCTCTTGTGCTGTTGATTGCTGTGCAGCTTCTACgttctctgctgctgctgcctgctccaGGACTGCTGCGCGCCGTTCCTCGGCCACCCCGGCCccggcgggccgccgccgcccttctgaGGCCGTCCTGGCCGGGTCCTCCATTCCACCATGTGAAATAGAGTAGCTTGCTGTAGTGTTGTACCCTGCTCATCCTCTGCAGTGCAGATCCCTATCTGGATGAACAGATTTCCGTTCCCAGTTCTCTATGCACGTGCTTTGTATGCTCCTACTAAAAATCAATAAATACTGATGAAAAACCTGGTCCAGTCTGGTTGTCTATTACATGTTATAAGTATCTTGACACGATCCCTGAGATCGTGACTCTTTGGGTTTTCTGTGACATTGTTTTGTGCCTCCATAAGCCAAGATGTACATGTCGGGTCAAAAGACAACctggggcctgttcgcttcagcttataagccggctgaaaagctaaaacagctgatttgttgtgagagaaaaacactgtttggtggctgataagccgactgaataagctgaagcgaacaggctcctGGTTCACAAACTGGCACGGACCAAATGGTAAATAACACGAGATTGTAATTGTAACCATTCAGGAGAGCCGAATCCAGCaaactgtaaaaaaaaaaaagaggaaaacttGGGCAAATGGAATAATCCCAGGTTAGTCTACAAGGCAGCAGGCATCTTTTTGTTGGGTTGAGTTCTATACATTGCAAAAAAAACTGTTCTATACATACAGGCAACTGGTAGTTTAGTTTGGCACCGCTGTTATATGCAAAACCATCTGCACTAATAATGCTAACAAATGCTCCTCTCCAAGATTTTGGAGTGCAACTGCCCGTCCAACTCTCCTGACACATCAAAGCATCCCAGCTGCTGAACACGCAACTCATAGTCGCAGCAGGTAACCGAGTGAGGTACCAAGAAGCGCCACGTACACCACAAACAGCAAGGGGAAACCCACTTGACTCCTGGGGGCTCCCTTCTTTCTTAGAAATACCTGGCCAATGCATGCATAATATTAGAAACAATAGACGTCGAATAACTAAAGCCAACTGAAAAATCAAAGCAATTTCAACAACAGCAAAAGAGCAATTTCATTTGACGTCGATGTTGTCTACCtcagaaaaaaagaatataTATCAGCAATCACAAATGGTAGTatatttcaacaaaaaaaagaacagattCCACATTGGGCAGTTAATGGCGCCTATTCTGCTTTGTGATGTACCACGGCTAATTTCCAGACACAGAAAAGATATCAGGTGACTATTGATCAACCCTCAGGATCCAAACATACATAGGGAAATAACTGCAATATTGGTTGTCAGATGATATCTGGGGACCATTTTGGCATATGGAATCCTGGATGGATAGCTCCTGCAGCAGATAAATTCCTAGAGCAGAAAACATGGCATGAAGAATCTACCTGAACCAGTTAATGGCATGATGCATTGATGTGCAGATCTGGCCAGGAAAATGCAGCCCCTTTCATTCATTATGACTACAAATATGTTGCACCTAGAAATTTCAGGCCAAACAGCAACAGGATGGGGAGGGGGATTGTTGCTGAAAGGCATTTTAGCTTTTTCATGCTGCTTCTTTATGATCAAGTTGAAAACCATGTACTTGAATGCGCTTTCCTTTAAGCAAGTCTATACAGGTCTTCTCTATTTTCCAGATATCtatatattgatgaagttcaAGACATACCATTTCTTGCTGTAACTTATCCCGCTCCTGGGTGGTACTTCTGCTCTCTTCTCTTAGCCTTATTATCATCTTTTCAGCCTACAAAACAGAAACATAATAGAGTATCTTCACTGTTTATTGAAAATCTAATCCCAAAACTTGTTCAAGTGATCCAAAATATCCCATGGTGTTCAGCTTACCTCTTCCAATTTTGATTCAAGATTGTTGAGCTTTGACTTCAGATTCTGAACATCTTCTGTTACCTGGTACATATGTACAATGAGAAAGTCAACAAATTGGCTATACAACAAGAATAAGGAGCCTTTTGTCCTGCAAGTAGGGTAGGTTAAATATGAAAATCCAATAAGAGCCATAgccacaaaagatttatatatgTTGACTTGAAGGCTgtgaaagaaataaataaaaactgTACTATGGAGGATCTGAAGATGCATACTCACACACTTGTCTAATTCAGTTTTCTCTGGCCAAAATAAGTACCGAAGTTAGCACAATCCCGTTTTTTAATTAGCTCTGTATTTCATAACTAGGATATTTAAACAGTTTTGGTAGAAACAACATGCTGCTTTTCACCAAAATATAGCCGGTATTAAGATGGGTTCTACTTGGGGCCTACGTGACTGTTGAGCTAAAAGCTGGCTTGTGACTAGCACTACATTGTATCAAAAAAACATGTTTGACAGGCCTACTGATCTTTCTCCTAGATTAAGCTAAACTTAGGAAAATGGGCATGTGGTGCACTAGATAATGGAAGCTTACATGAGATAATTGATGATTCTGCACATTGAAAAGTCCTCTGTCATTTAGCATAACAGCTTCTTTAGGAGGAGTTTCCTCCAGTGGAGGAGATTCCTTAAAAACTGCAATGCTTTGTTTCAAAGGAGGAGGGGATTCAATCTTAATAGCAGGGGCATGTTCAATTGTAACATTAGAGGGATGTTCAATTGCAATAGCAGAGGAGTCATTTCGAGTGGAAGGAGATTCTGTGAATGCAGCTGGTGCTTCCTTCAGTGGCACAGGAATTTCTCTCAGGCCTGGAGTCTCTTTGACAGGTGAAGGTATTTCAGTGGCAATTGCTGGAGTTTGTTCCAGAGGAGGAGGGACTTCTTTTGTAGCAGGTGGCAGCACTTCTTTCTCTATATTTGGCATCTCTTTCAGTACAGGAACTTCAAAAGCTGGCTCAGTGCCATGAACTCCATTAATTGGTTCCTCTTCAAGAGAATGGGATGCGCTAACGAGGACAACTCTCAATTTGCTTTCCTCGATGTACCTGCCAGCTTCTTTGGAGAACTAATAGGAAAAGGGTAAGTGAGTTTTTCAGTTAGAACAAGTAACATGAAAAGAACACTATGCAATTAAGGGTTACAGCTATGTGCTTACAAAGGCAGGAACAAGGTCCTCATCAGATGTACCATAAGGAACAACTGTGGTCTGCACCAAAAACTTGTCTTTTAATTGCATGTCTGGTGGAGCAGTTCGGAGTGCTTGCATGGTAACTACATTTAAGTAAAAAGCAGGTGCAAATAATATAAGAGGAAATAATAATGTAGCTAACATAAGAAGAATCTGACAAGGTAAAAAATAAAAGACAGAAAAGTTCCATGAATATTGCCCTGTACCAATTAGCAAGCACACGCAGGGGCGGACCCAGCTAATGGACATGGGTGTACATATGTACACCCAATAATTTGTACCAAAAAATATACTTAGCATACATATACACATATGTATATTGGTATTTGGGTCCAATTGTATATACTTCAGCTC encodes the following:
- the LOC117857654 gene encoding vesicle-associated protein 2-2 yields the protein MGQDLVEIHPRELQFTFEVKKQSSCTVHLVNKSNEYVAFKVKTTSPKRYCVRPNTGVILPRKTCEFTVTMQALRTAPPDMQLKDKFLVQTTVVPYGTSDEDLVPAFFSKEAGRYIEESKLRVVLVSASHSLEEEPINGVHGTEPAFEVPVLKEMPNIEKEVLPPATKEVPPPLEQTPAIATEIPSPVKETPGLREIPVPLKEAPAAFTESPSTRNDSSAIAIEHPSNVTIEHAPAIKIESPPPLKQSIAVFKESPPLEETPPKEAVMLNDRGLFNVQNHQLSHVTEDVQNLKSKLNNLESKLEEAEKMIIRLREESRSTTQERDKLQQEMVFLRKKGAPRSQVGFPLLFVVYVALLGTSLGYLLRL